A genome region from Nocardia sp. NBC_00565 includes the following:
- a CDS encoding sugar porter family MFS transporter, whose amino-acid sequence MTSTSYQNSQGPNSDDSSDPAPPTTRPSIAALKRRASRRPPRVNLRLVTIISTFGGLLFGYDTGVINGALPYMAEPDQLNLTPFTESLVASSLIFGAAMGAIAGGRLSDRQGRRRTILLLAVIFFVATLGCVFAPSTAVMVGFRFLLGLAVGGASVTVPTYLAEMSPAARRGRLVTQNELMIVSGQLLAFTFNAIIANLSDDHHIWRYMLVIATLPAVVLWFGMLVMPESPRWLARHHRTAEMLQVLYDVREPADAEAEAEEITQAVAEDRRSTKVTWRVLRDMPWIRRVFLLGCGIAIVQQISGVNTIMYYGTQILEESGFDKQAALTANIANGVISVAATFVGIWLLGKIGRRPMLTAGVAGTAVALLLIGVVSMALPPGLGRACIVLSLTVTFLAFQQGATSPVTWLMLSEIFPAKIRGFAFGAAGFLLWMVNFLVGFFFLQLVNWFGISPTFFIFFAFGCAALVFVRRCLPETKGRTLESLEHEFSQRYSGTAATA is encoded by the coding sequence ATGACTAGCACGTCTTATCAGAATTCACAGGGTCCGAACTCGGACGATTCGTCCGATCCGGCACCGCCGACCACACGCCCATCCATCGCCGCGCTCAAGCGGCGGGCCTCGCGCCGACCACCACGGGTCAACCTGCGGCTGGTCACCATCATCTCGACCTTCGGTGGCCTGCTGTTCGGGTACGACACCGGCGTGATCAACGGCGCGCTGCCGTATATGGCCGAACCCGATCAGCTCAATCTCACCCCGTTCACCGAGTCGCTGGTCGCCAGTTCGCTGATCTTCGGCGCCGCGATGGGTGCGATCGCGGGTGGTCGGTTGTCGGACCGGCAGGGGCGCCGCCGGACGATCCTGCTGCTCGCGGTGATCTTCTTCGTCGCCACCCTCGGCTGTGTCTTCGCGCCCAGCACTGCGGTCATGGTCGGCTTCCGGTTCCTGCTCGGCCTGGCGGTCGGCGGGGCGTCGGTGACGGTGCCGACTTATCTGGCGGAGATGTCGCCCGCCGCGCGCCGAGGTCGGTTGGTCACGCAGAACGAGCTAATGATCGTGTCCGGTCAGTTGCTGGCCTTCACCTTCAACGCGATCATCGCGAATCTGTCCGATGACCACCACATTTGGCGCTACATGCTGGTGATCGCCACGCTGCCCGCGGTGGTGTTGTGGTTCGGGATGCTGGTGATGCCGGAAAGTCCGCGCTGGCTGGCCAGACACCACCGCACCGCCGAAATGCTGCAGGTGCTCTATGACGTCCGGGAACCGGCCGACGCCGAGGCCGAGGCCGAGGAGATCACGCAGGCTGTCGCCGAGGACCGCCGCAGCACCAAGGTGACCTGGCGTGTGCTGCGCGATATGCCTTGGATTCGACGAGTGTTCCTGCTCGGCTGTGGTATCGCCATCGTGCAGCAGATCAGCGGCGTCAACACGATCATGTATTACGGCACCCAGATTCTCGAGGAATCCGGCTTCGATAAGCAGGCGGCGTTGACCGCGAATATCGCCAACGGCGTGATCTCGGTCGCCGCTACCTTCGTCGGTATCTGGCTGCTCGGCAAGATCGGCCGCAGGCCGATGCTCACCGCGGGCGTTGCTGGAACCGCCGTCGCGCTACTGCTGATCGGCGTCGTCTCGATGGCGCTGCCGCCGGGGCTGGGCCGCGCCTGCATCGTGCTCTCACTGACGGTTACCTTCCTGGCCTTCCAGCAGGGCGCCACCTCCCCGGTGACCTGGCTCATGCTCTCGGAGATCTTCCCGGCCAAGATTCGCGGATTCGCCTTCGGCGCGGCAGGTTTCCTGCTGTGGATGGTGAACTTCCTGGTCGGCTTCTTCTTCCTGCAGCTGGTCAACTGGTTCGGCATCTCGCCGACGTTCTTCATCTTCTTCGCCTTCGGCTGCGCAGCCCTGGTGTTCGTGCGCCGGTGCCTGCCAGAGACGAAGGGGCGCACCCTCGAATCACTGGAGCACGAGTTCTCCCAGCGATACAGCGGCACGGCCGCGACGGCGTAG
- a CDS encoding TIGR02611 family protein encodes MSPETQLRLLGTPSRWRALRAWVAERPTLDIAYRIGVAVLGTAVLLVGILAIPYPGPGWAIVFAGLGILATEFAPARRTLRWLQGKYRQGMAWYSARGPAMRVPRWWLLLRLSSRHCGYWEHSGCSAAGSEWNGSGCTVP; translated from the coding sequence GTGAGCCCGGAGACGCAACTGAGGTTGCTCGGCACGCCGAGCAGATGGCGCGCCTTGCGCGCGTGGGTGGCGGAACGTCCTACGCTCGACATCGCCTATCGGATCGGGGTCGCGGTGCTCGGCACCGCGGTGCTGTTGGTCGGAATCCTGGCGATTCCCTATCCCGGACCCGGCTGGGCGATCGTGTTCGCCGGACTCGGCATCCTTGCCACGGAATTCGCCCCGGCACGCCGCACATTGCGCTGGCTACAGGGCAAGTACCGGCAGGGTATGGCGTGGTACTCCGCGCGGGGACCGGCCATGCGCGTGCCGCGGTGGTGGTTACTTTTGCGGTTGTCGTCGCGACACTGTGGATATTGGGAACATTCGGGATGCTCGGCGGCTGGATCGGAGTGGAATGGCAGTGGTTGCACAGTCCCCTGA
- a CDS encoding (2Fe-2S)-binding protein gives MNTVPGRTLTEPDWLAARIAEMGHSWGTTQPRIAGTLWWCMVASALVEQIARAYAHGEPAPEAFLDRLDCEVRPDGGIERVHILPLVDESAPDDVAALPLKPAAASVSESTAAPCESGVSVARESDGVHADASEGGADESRAVGIGAPGGSSDPLGPACVRALRETLATVIAPVAAVSGAGVPSLWAIAADAIGNRALDAGAPEAGARLAEEVGGKLPVPRFVNVGGRTFVRRISCCLVFEVPRCEMCTSCPKRPAAERKALLANLAAES, from the coding sequence GTGAACACCGTTCCCGGCCGGACCCTCACCGAGCCGGACTGGCTGGCCGCACGCATCGCGGAGATGGGCCACTCTTGGGGCACCACCCAGCCCCGCATCGCAGGCACCCTGTGGTGGTGCATGGTGGCCTCGGCTCTGGTCGAACAAATCGCCCGCGCCTACGCTCACGGCGAACCGGCCCCCGAAGCGTTCCTGGACCGCCTCGACTGCGAAGTCCGCCCCGACGGCGGCATAGAACGCGTCCACATCCTCCCGCTCGTCGACGAATCCGCGCCAGACGACGTTGCCGCCCTGCCGCTGAAGCCTGCCGCGGCGTCGGTGTCCGAATCCACCGCCGCACCGTGTGAATCCGGTGTCTCGGTCGCCCGCGAGTCCGATGGCGTTCATGCTGATGCGAGCGAAGGTGGTGCGGACGAGTCGCGCGCGGTCGGTATCGGGGCGCCGGGTGGCAGTAGCGATCCGCTGGGGCCGGCTTGCGTGCGGGCGTTGCGGGAGACTCTTGCCACGGTGATCGCCCCGGTCGCGGCGGTGTCGGGTGCGGGTGTGCCGTCGCTGTGGGCGATTGCCGCTGACGCGATCGGCAACAGGGCCCTCGATGCGGGTGCGCCGGAGGCGGGGGCACGACTGGCCGAGGAGGTGGGCGGCAAGCTGCCGGTGCCGCGATTCGTCAACGTCGGCGGCCGCACCTTTGTACGCCGGATCTCGTGCTGCCTGGTCTTCGAAGTGCCCCGGTGCGAAATGTGCACCAGCTGCCCGAAACGACCCGCCGCCGAACGCAAGGCGCTGTTGGCGAACCTCGCCGCCGAAAGCTGA
- the thrS gene encoding threonine--tRNA ligase yields the protein MTTSAPISPVALIRVPGGTTAGAAVREAGLPTKGPDTIVVVRDAEGLKDLSWIPETEVEVEAVAANTEDGRSVIRHSAAHVLAQAVQQEFPEAKLGIGPPVKDGFYYDFQVGKPFTPEDLAKLESRMKKIVKGAQRFSRRVVEVEDARVELAKEPFKLELISDKSGIDDPEVMEVGGKELTIYDNLDPRTGEKVWGDLCRGPHIPTTKFIPAFKLTRSSAAYWRGDQNREDLQRIYGTAWESQEALDEHLHLLEEAERRDHRKLGLELDLFSFPDELGSGLPVFHPKGGIIRKELEEYSRRRHVAAGYEFVNTPHITKGHLFEVSGHLDWYKDGMFPAMHLDAELNEDGTVRKPGQDYYVKPMNCPMHNLIFRSRGRSYRELPLRMFEFGSVYRYEKSGVVHGLTRVRGMTQDDAHIYCTKEQMHAELTSTLQFVLGLLADYGLDDFYLELSTKDPQKFVGSDEMWEEATETLRTVATDSGLELVPDPGGAAFYGPKISVQTKDALGRTWQMSTIQLDFNLPERFDLEYTASDGTKQRPVMIHRALFGSIERFFGVLTEHYAGAFPAWLSPVQVVGIPVAEAFAPHLDSVIEQLRDAGIRAQVDRSDDRMQKKIFNNTAQKIPFMLLAGERDVNAGAVSFRFRDGTQVNGVPVAAAVATIAAWIANRENASPTAEGFVVKGTV from the coding sequence GTGACCACCTCAGCACCTATCAGCCCTGTCGCCCTCATCCGGGTGCCGGGCGGGACGACGGCGGGTGCCGCGGTGCGCGAGGCGGGCTTGCCGACGAAGGGGCCCGACACCATTGTCGTGGTGCGCGACGCGGAGGGACTCAAGGACCTGTCCTGGATCCCGGAGACCGAGGTCGAGGTCGAGGCAGTCGCCGCGAATACCGAGGACGGCCGCAGCGTGATCCGGCACTCGGCCGCCCACGTGCTTGCCCAGGCCGTGCAGCAGGAGTTCCCCGAGGCCAAGCTCGGCATCGGGCCGCCCGTCAAGGACGGCTTCTACTACGACTTCCAGGTCGGCAAGCCCTTCACCCCCGAGGATCTGGCCAAGCTGGAGTCCCGGATGAAGAAGATCGTCAAAGGCGCGCAGCGGTTCTCGCGCCGGGTGGTCGAGGTCGAGGACGCGCGCGTCGAGCTGGCCAAGGAGCCGTTCAAGCTCGAGCTGATCAGCGATAAGTCCGGCATCGACGATCCGGAGGTCATGGAGGTCGGCGGCAAAGAGCTGACCATCTACGACAACCTGGACCCGCGCACCGGCGAGAAGGTCTGGGGCGATCTGTGTCGCGGCCCGCACATCCCGACCACCAAGTTCATCCCCGCGTTCAAGCTGACCCGCAGCTCCGCCGCCTACTGGCGCGGCGACCAGAACCGTGAGGATCTGCAGCGCATCTACGGCACCGCGTGGGAGTCGCAGGAGGCCCTCGACGAGCACCTGCACCTGCTCGAGGAGGCCGAGCGCCGCGACCACCGCAAGCTCGGCCTGGAGCTGGACCTGTTCAGCTTCCCCGACGAGCTCGGTTCCGGCCTGCCGGTGTTCCACCCGAAGGGCGGCATCATCCGCAAGGAGCTCGAGGAGTACTCGCGTCGTCGCCATGTGGCCGCGGGCTACGAATTCGTCAACACCCCGCACATCACCAAGGGTCATCTGTTCGAGGTCTCCGGTCACCTGGACTGGTACAAGGACGGCATGTTCCCGGCCATGCACCTGGACGCCGAACTCAACGAGGACGGCACCGTCCGCAAGCCCGGCCAGGACTACTACGTCAAGCCGATGAACTGCCCGATGCACAACCTGATCTTCCGGTCCCGCGGCCGGTCGTACCGGGAACTGCCGCTGCGGATGTTCGAATTCGGCTCGGTCTACCGCTACGAGAAGTCCGGTGTCGTACACGGCCTGACCCGGGTGCGCGGCATGACTCAGGACGATGCGCACATCTACTGCACCAAGGAGCAGATGCACGCGGAGTTGACCAGCACGCTGCAGTTCGTGCTCGGTCTGCTCGCCGACTACGGCCTCGACGACTTCTACCTCGAGCTCTCGACCAAGGATCCGCAGAAGTTCGTCGGCTCCGACGAGATGTGGGAGGAAGCCACCGAGACCCTGCGCACGGTGGCCACCGATTCCGGACTGGAGCTGGTGCCGGATCCGGGCGGGGCCGCGTTCTACGGCCCGAAGATCTCGGTGCAGACCAAGGACGCGCTCGGCCGCACCTGGCAGATGTCGACCATCCAGCTCGACTTCAACCTGCCCGAGCGCTTCGACCTGGAGTACACCGCCTCCGACGGCACCAAGCAGCGCCCGGTGATGATCCATCGCGCGCTGTTCGGCTCGATCGAACGCTTCTTCGGCGTGCTCACCGAGCACTATGCGGGCGCCTTTCCGGCCTGGCTCTCGCCGGTTCAGGTTGTCGGCATCCCGGTCGCGGAAGCCTTTGCGCCGCATCTGGATTCGGTGATCGAGCAGCTGCGGGACGCGGGTATCCGCGCGCAGGTCGACCGCAGTGACGACCGGATGCAGAAGAAGATCTTCAACAACACCGCGCAGAAGATCCCGTTCATGCTGCTCGCCGGTGAGCGAGACGTGAACGCGGGCGCGGTGAGCTTCCGCTTCCGGGACGGCACCCAGGTCAACGGCGTGCCGGTCGCCGCGGCGGTGGCCACCATCGCGGCGTGGATCGCGAACCGGGAGAACGCCTCACCGACTGCTGAGGGTTTTGTGGTGAAGGGCACGGTATGA
- a CDS encoding GntR family transcriptional regulator — MPALLDIAIDRSSPVPLYFQLAQAIENSILEGRLTPGDRIENELDLAKRLNLSRPTARQAIQALVDKGLLTRRRGVGTQVVQNQVHRPVELTSLYDDLISAGQEPTTELLDYQLGSPDADIAAELGVPADSRFVTFRRLRRAGSEPLAIMTNYVPAEFAPAPDQLEARGFYECLRAKGVHIALARQRIGARSATRAEAQLLDERPNAPLLTMQRVAFDDSGRPVELGRHVYRASRHFFDTTVRQ, encoded by the coding sequence ATGCCCGCACTGTTGGATATCGCCATCGATCGGTCCAGCCCTGTGCCGCTGTATTTCCAACTGGCACAAGCGATCGAGAACTCCATCCTGGAAGGTCGGCTCACGCCCGGTGACCGCATCGAGAACGAGTTGGATCTCGCCAAACGCCTCAACCTCTCGCGGCCGACCGCACGTCAGGCGATTCAGGCTTTGGTCGACAAGGGCCTGCTGACACGTCGGCGCGGAGTCGGAACTCAGGTGGTGCAGAACCAGGTGCATCGCCCGGTCGAGCTCACCAGCCTCTACGACGACCTGATCAGCGCCGGACAGGAACCGACCACCGAACTGCTCGACTACCAGCTCGGATCCCCCGACGCCGATATCGCCGCCGAGCTCGGGGTGCCCGCCGACTCCCGGTTCGTGACTTTCCGTCGGTTGCGGCGCGCGGGCAGTGAGCCGTTGGCGATCATGACCAACTACGTGCCCGCCGAGTTCGCGCCCGCGCCCGATCAGCTCGAGGCTCGAGGATTCTATGAATGCCTGCGCGCCAAGGGGGTTCACATCGCGCTCGCCCGCCAGCGAATCGGTGCGCGGAGCGCCACCAGGGCCGAGGCGCAGTTGCTCGACGAGCGCCCCAACGCGCCGTTGCTGACCATGCAGCGCGTCGCCTTCGACGACTCCGGGCGGCCTGTCGAGCTGGGGCGGCATGTGTATCGGGCTTCGCGGCACTTCTTCGATACCACGGTTCGGCAGTGA
- a CDS encoding bifunctional SulP family inorganic anion transporter/carbonic anhydrase, with the protein MAIDNAVAAPPRPPADTGTGHRSSGPLSDRLTSLLRHDLPASIVVFLVALPLSLGIAVASGAPVAAGLIAAVIGGILAGSLGGSPLQVSGPAAGLTVVVAESINQFGWRTTTFIVVAAGVLQILFGLSRIARAALAVAPVVVHAMLAGIGITIALQQIHVLLGGASHSSAWNNITQLPSQLMSLHGDDAIIGAVVIAIMLGWRRVPEKLRAIPGPLVAVLTGTVLSLVLPFEAERIVLNGSLFDAIGLPQLPSGNWSAVAIMVLTIALIASVESLLSAVAVDKMHTGARTNFDRELIGQGTANVVSGLLGGLPITGVIVRSATNVQAGARSRASAILHGGWILVFAVVLAGLVQQIPKSALAGLLIVIGIQLVKLAHIKLARRTGDLLIYAVTVLGVVFLNLLEGVIIGLALAFGLLLWRVVRVAVAANRIPGSDRWLLTIDGSCTFLALPKLSAEFAKVPAGVGVTVEMTVDFLDHAAFEAIEDWVRQQESTGGTVDFVEVGSARMAHATAGPPTRGFGRVVAEEILGSWRRTDHPDPVASGIAAYHRRHAQVVRPHLDDLRDRQDPDTFFLACADSRIVPNIITNSGPGDMFTVRNVGNLVPVIGDASVEAALVFALNELNVRSVVVCGHSSCGAMKALYSGTDNGPGIGPWLAHAHPSLERFRLGHPVALAARDAGFGEVDQLSMVNVAVQLETLQRHPEVRAAIAERGVTVSGLFFDIGSARVIEITVDGLAHIDDTGQRTAPELV; encoded by the coding sequence ATGGCTATTGATAATGCTGTAGCCGCACCACCGAGACCGCCCGCTGACACGGGCACGGGCCATCGCAGTTCCGGACCATTGTCAGATCGTCTGACTTCCCTCTTACGTCACGATCTACCCGCATCGATCGTGGTCTTCCTGGTCGCGTTGCCGCTGTCCCTCGGCATCGCGGTCGCCTCCGGGGCGCCGGTCGCCGCCGGACTCATCGCCGCCGTCATCGGCGGCATCCTGGCCGGCTCGCTCGGTGGTTCGCCGCTGCAGGTGAGCGGCCCGGCCGCGGGTCTGACCGTGGTGGTCGCCGAGTCCATCAACCAATTCGGTTGGCGGACCACCACTTTCATCGTCGTCGCAGCCGGAGTGCTGCAGATCCTGTTCGGGCTCAGCCGCATTGCGCGGGCGGCGCTCGCCGTCGCGCCGGTGGTAGTGCACGCGATGCTCGCTGGCATCGGCATAACTATTGCGCTGCAACAGATTCACGTGCTGCTCGGCGGGGCATCGCACAGTTCGGCGTGGAACAACATCACCCAGCTGCCGTCGCAGCTGATGTCGCTGCACGGCGATGACGCGATCATCGGCGCGGTGGTGATCGCGATCATGCTGGGCTGGCGCCGCGTGCCGGAAAAGCTACGTGCGATTCCGGGACCGCTGGTCGCGGTGCTCACGGGCACGGTGCTTTCGCTGGTGCTGCCATTCGAAGCCGAGCGAATTGTGTTGAACGGCTCGCTGTTCGACGCGATCGGCCTGCCGCAGCTGCCGAGCGGGAACTGGTCGGCGGTCGCGATCATGGTGCTCACCATCGCGCTGATCGCCAGTGTCGAGAGCCTGCTGTCCGCGGTGGCCGTCGACAAGATGCACACCGGTGCGCGCACGAATTTCGACCGTGAACTCATCGGACAGGGCACGGCCAACGTCGTGTCGGGTCTGCTCGGCGGTCTGCCGATCACCGGTGTCATCGTCCGCAGCGCCACGAATGTCCAAGCGGGTGCGCGGAGTCGGGCATCGGCGATTCTGCACGGAGGCTGGATTCTGGTCTTCGCGGTGGTGCTGGCCGGGCTGGTGCAGCAGATCCCGAAGTCCGCGCTGGCCGGTCTGCTGATCGTGATCGGCATCCAACTGGTGAAGTTGGCGCACATCAAATTGGCAAGGCGCACCGGCGATCTGCTCATCTATGCGGTGACCGTGCTCGGTGTGGTTTTCCTCAACTTGCTGGAGGGCGTGATCATCGGCCTCGCACTGGCTTTCGGTCTGCTGCTCTGGCGAGTAGTGCGAGTTGCGGTGGCGGCCAACCGGATTCCCGGATCAGACCGGTGGCTGCTCACCATCGACGGGTCCTGCACCTTCCTCGCGTTGCCGAAACTGTCCGCGGAGTTCGCGAAGGTGCCCGCGGGTGTGGGTGTCACCGTCGAGATGACCGTCGACTTCCTCGACCACGCCGCCTTCGAGGCCATCGAGGACTGGGTGCGGCAGCAGGAAAGCACCGGCGGCACAGTCGATTTCGTGGAGGTCGGCAGCGCCCGGATGGCGCATGCGACGGCGGGTCCGCCCACGCGCGGCTTCGGCCGGGTGGTGGCCGAGGAAATCCTTGGCTCATGGCGGCGTACCGATCATCCGGATCCGGTGGCCTCCGGCATCGCGGCCTACCACCGTCGGCACGCGCAGGTGGTGCGGCCGCACCTCGATGATCTGCGTGATCGGCAGGATCCGGACACCTTCTTCCTGGCCTGCGCGGACTCGCGGATCGTGCCGAACATCATCACCAACAGCGGTCCCGGTGACATGTTCACCGTGCGCAACGTCGGCAATCTGGTGCCGGTCATCGGCGATGCCTCGGTGGAGGCCGCGCTCGTCTTCGCGCTCAACGAGCTGAACGTGCGGTCCGTGGTGGTCTGCGGGCATTCGTCATGCGGCGCCATGAAGGCGCTGTACTCCGGTACCGACAACGGTCCCGGGATCGGCCCCTGGCTCGCCCATGCCCATCCGAGTTTGGAGCGTTTCCGGCTCGGGCACCCGGTGGCGCTGGCGGCCCGGGACGCCGGTTTCGGCGAGGTGGACCAGCTGAGCATGGTCAATGTGGCGGTGCAGTTGGAGACGCTGCAACGGCATCCCGAGGTGCGTGCGGCCATCGCCGAGCGCGGCGTGACGGTGTCGGGGTTGTTCTTCGATATCGGCAGCGCGCGCGTCATCGAGATCACTGTCGACGGGCTCGCCCACATCGATGACACCGGGCAGCGGACGGCGCCGGAACTTGTCTGA
- a CDS encoding bifunctional SulP family inorganic anion transporter/carbonic anhydrase encodes MSTDTDPAPRTSPRASASVDPIPGVPSQRRSDDLLAVLRHDVPASVVVFLVALPLSLGIAVASGAPVAAGLIAAVVGGVVAGLLGGSVVQVSGPTASLTVIVAESVHQFGWAATCFITVGAGVLQILFGLSRVARGALAIAPVVVHAMLAGIGVMIALQQVHVLLGGNSLSSSFVSLTQLPHQLMSVHRGDLLIGVVVIVILIAWKFVPRPVRVVPGPLVAVVTATLLSLVLPTHVERIVLNGSLVDSIGLPAIPSGSWFAVALAMVTVALIASVESLLSAVAVDKSRPGARTNFDRELIGQGSANIVSGLLGGLPIAAVIVRSITNAHAGARTRASAVLHGVWILLFAVALAGLVQQIPKAALAGLLVLIGVQLVKLAHIRLARRTGDIYVYLATVFGVVFLNLLVGMVIGLVLSFALLLWRVVRVTIVAEPVASARRWVVTIDGTCTFLALPKLTAELSKVPVGAEVTVEMTVDFLDHASYELITDWARRCESAGGTVEFVEIGSARMATAVAGPPERGRSRNVIDEVIGPWRRTGIREDPIVAGIAAYHRGHAHLMRPHLDGLRNRPDADSFFLTCADARVVPNVITNSGPGDLFTVRNVGNLVPTGGSDVSVEAALIYALEKLDVRAVVVCGHSGCGAMEALHRGVRTRPELGDWLAHARPSLDRFRLGHPVADAAARAGFGPVDQLGMVNVALQLERLHEHPVVRRGVEDRGVAVSGLFFDLATARVIEVTIDGIAEFDEVGNRVAAERVSSR; translated from the coding sequence ATGTCCACCGACACCGATCCCGCACCACGGACGTCGCCACGCGCCAGCGCTTCCGTCGACCCGATTCCCGGCGTTCCCTCCCAACGTCGTTCCGATGATCTGCTAGCGGTCCTGCGTCACGATGTGCCCGCTTCGGTCGTCGTTTTCCTTGTCGCACTGCCGCTTTCGCTCGGTATCGCGGTGGCCTCCGGCGCGCCCGTCGCGGCGGGCCTGATCGCGGCTGTCGTCGGCGGTGTCGTCGCCGGACTGCTAGGTGGCTCGGTGGTGCAGGTCAGCGGACCAACGGCGAGTCTCACGGTGATCGTCGCCGAGAGTGTGCATCAATTCGGCTGGGCAGCAACATGTTTCATCACCGTCGGAGCGGGTGTGCTGCAGATACTGTTCGGGCTCAGTCGGGTGGCGCGCGGCGCGCTGGCCATCGCGCCGGTGGTCGTGCACGCCATGCTGGCCGGTATCGGCGTCATGATCGCGCTGCAACAGGTGCACGTGCTGCTCGGCGGTAATTCGCTGAGCTCGTCGTTCGTGAGTCTCACGCAGTTGCCGCATCAATTGATGTCGGTGCACCGCGGTGACCTACTCATCGGCGTTGTCGTCATCGTCATCCTCATCGCGTGGAAGTTCGTCCCGCGTCCGGTGCGCGTCGTACCGGGGCCGCTGGTCGCGGTGGTCACCGCGACACTCCTGTCGCTGGTACTGCCGACCCACGTCGAGCGCATCGTGCTGAACGGATCGCTGGTGGATTCGATCGGCCTGCCCGCGATTCCGTCCGGCAGTTGGTTCGCGGTGGCGCTGGCGATGGTGACGGTTGCCCTGATCGCGAGTGTGGAGAGCCTGCTCTCGGCTGTCGCCGTGGACAAATCGCGGCCGGGTGCGCGCACCAATTTCGATCGTGAGCTGATCGGGCAGGGGTCGGCGAATATCGTGTCGGGCCTGCTCGGTGGCCTGCCGATCGCGGCCGTGATCGTCCGGAGCATCACCAATGCCCATGCGGGCGCGCGGACCAGGGCGTCGGCGGTCCTGCACGGGGTGTGGATCCTGCTGTTCGCGGTGGCGCTGGCCGGGCTCGTCCAGCAGATTCCGAAGGCGGCGCTGGCCGGTTTGCTGGTCCTGATCGGCGTGCAGCTGGTGAAGCTGGCGCACATCAGGCTCGCTCGGCGTACCGGCGACATCTACGTGTACCTGGCCACCGTGTTCGGTGTCGTATTCCTGAATCTGTTGGTGGGCATGGTGATCGGCCTGGTGCTGTCGTTCGCGCTGCTGCTGTGGCGGGTGGTTCGGGTGACGATCGTCGCCGAACCGGTGGCCAGTGCGCGGCGCTGGGTGGTGACCATCGATGGCACCTGTACCTTCCTGGCGCTGCCGAAGCTGACCGCCGAGCTGTCGAAGGTGCCCGTCGGCGCGGAGGTGACGGTCGAGATGACGGTCGACTTCCTCGACCATGCCTCCTATGAGCTGATCACAGACTGGGCCAGACGATGCGAATCCGCTGGTGGCACAGTCGAATTCGTCGAGATCGGCAGTGCGCGCATGGCCACCGCGGTGGCGGGTCCACCGGAGCGCGGACGCTCCAGGAACGTCATCGATGAGGTGATCGGACCGTGGCGGCGCACCGGCATCCGGGAGGATCCCATCGTGGCCGGCATCGCCGCGTACCATCGCGGTCACGCGCATCTGATGCGGCCGCACCTGGACGGTCTGCGCAACCGGCCCGACGCCGACTCGTTCTTCCTGACCTGTGCCGATGCCCGGGTGGTGCCCAATGTGATCACCAACAGCGGCCCCGGCGATCTGTTCACCGTGCGCAATGTGGGCAACCTGGTTCCGACCGGTGGCAGCGACGTGTCGGTGGAGGCTGCGCTGATCTATGCGCTGGAGAAGCTGGACGTGCGCGCGGTGGTGGTGTGCGGGCATTCGGGCTGTGGGGCGATGGAGGCGCTGCACCGCGGGGTCCGGACCAGGCCGGAACTCGGTGACTGGCTGGCCCACGCGCGGCCGAGCCTGGACCGGTTTCGGCTCGGACATCCAGTGGCCGATGCCGCGGCCCGCGCCGGATTCGGACCGGTCGACCAGCTCGGCATGGTGAACGTGGCGCTGCAGTTGGAGCGGCTGCACGAGCATCCGGTGGTGCGGCGTGGGGTCGAGGATCGAGGTGTCGCGGTGTCGGGGTTGTTCTTCGATCTCGCGACCGCACGGGTGATCGAGGTGACGATCGACGGGATCGCTGAATTCGATGAAGTGGGCAATCGTGTGGCGGCGGAACGGGTTTCGTCGCGGTAA